From Candidatus Poribacteria bacterium, a single genomic window includes:
- a CDS encoding phytanoyl-CoA dioxygenase family protein gives MNTPTTSAPTDGIQIPYPPDLYRFDTTAEGISGGFPAVTEADIEYFHQYGYLVINDAFNPTEVEDALAGMTHLMDGKCPDFRAIQFEPKLGKQKDELEGQERRDAIRKIFKFVDHEPRLNAMAAHSGLLGVLEQIVEDTPKLFQDMALLKPPRYGSEKPWHQDCAYFNLPEGTTVVGVWIALDEATPENGCLHIIPGSNIEGPMIHFKRRDWQICDTDVPVGRDTMVPLKPGGCLFWHGLTHHGSPVNQSDQGRRALQFHYIPASAGEITTQERMAVYGSEGKDVDC, from the coding sequence ATGAATACCCCAACGACAAGCGCACCGACAGATGGCATCCAAATTCCGTATCCACCCGACCTCTATCGCTTTGACACCACTGCTGAGGGGATTTCTGGTGGGTTTCCAGCCGTAACCGAGGCGGACATTGAATACTTTCATCAGTACGGTTACCTCGTCATCAATGATGCTTTTAATCCCACCGAAGTCGAGGATGCATTAGCAGGCATGACGCATCTCATGGACGGAAAGTGTCCCGATTTTCGGGCAATCCAATTTGAACCAAAACTCGGCAAACAGAAAGACGAACTGGAGGGTCAGGAACGCCGTGACGCTATCAGAAAAATTTTCAAATTCGTAGACCACGAACCGCGTCTAAACGCCATGGCAGCCCATTCAGGACTCCTCGGTGTCCTTGAACAGATTGTGGAGGACACACCCAAATTGTTCCAAGATATGGCACTCCTCAAACCCCCGCGCTATGGATCGGAAAAACCGTGGCATCAGGATTGTGCCTATTTCAATCTTCCCGAAGGGACGACGGTCGTCGGTGTATGGATCGCTTTAGATGAAGCCACACCTGAAAACGGATGCTTACACATCATACCGGGTTCAAATATCGAGGGACCGATGATCCATTTCAAACGGCGGGATTGGCAGATTTGTGATACAGATGTACCCGTAGGGCGCGATACTATGGTACCACTCAAGCCGGGCGGCTGTCTCTTCTGGCACGGATTGACACATCACGGAAGTCCGGTCAACCAGTCTGATCAAGGGCGACGCGCACTCCAATTCCACTATATACCAGCAAGTGCTGGAGAAATTACAACGCAAGAGCGCATGGCTGTTTACGGCAGCGAAGGGAAAGATGTAGATTGTTAA
- a CDS encoding Gfo/Idh/MocA family oxidoreductase: MADKTYRIGIIGCGGMGRSHANNWTSTGRAEVVTASDISADSAAKFAEEFALPTHYTDFGEMCDKEDLDIVSITTWQSVRAEPTIAAAESGVLGVITEKPMAASVGDAQDMMDACAQHDVKLVVGHQRRFSPQNCEARRLIQEGAIGQPQAMLRRDGHGLLNRGTHEVDEMRYILGDPDPLWLIGQVARRTDRWERRVRTEDLCMAEICFEGGIRGIYESDLPEPVLRGDVVYGDDGQLRRGDNGTIELLNSKAAGWQTIEPRQGEPNQFDEMLAWIEGGVEEHRNAGRHGLCTIEILMAIYESLRIQNVVTFPLTTRPNPLDLLVEGGKLPVFEEGRYDIRAPFPEQTK; the protein is encoded by the coding sequence ATGGCAGATAAAACATATCGTATTGGAATTATTGGATGCGGCGGTATGGGACGTTCCCATGCAAACAATTGGACGAGTACGGGTCGTGCGGAAGTCGTTACCGCTTCAGATATTAGTGCCGATTCAGCAGCGAAATTTGCCGAGGAATTCGCACTCCCAACCCACTATACCGATTTCGGTGAAATGTGCGACAAAGAGGATTTAGACATCGTTAGTATCACGACTTGGCAGAGTGTTCGTGCTGAACCGACAATCGCTGCCGCTGAGAGCGGCGTGCTCGGTGTCATTACTGAAAAGCCGATGGCGGCTTCTGTCGGTGACGCACAAGACATGATGGATGCCTGTGCTCAACACGATGTGAAGTTAGTCGTTGGACACCAACGCCGTTTCAGCCCTCAGAATTGTGAAGCGCGTCGCCTCATCCAAGAAGGTGCGATCGGTCAGCCGCAAGCGATGCTCCGTCGCGATGGACACGGATTGCTGAACCGTGGCACGCACGAAGTTGACGAAATGCGCTACATCCTTGGTGATCCCGATCCGTTATGGCTCATCGGACAGGTCGCACGGCGGACTGATCGCTGGGAACGCCGAGTTCGGACTGAGGACCTGTGTATGGCGGAAATCTGCTTTGAAGGCGGTATCCGCGGCATCTACGAAAGCGATTTACCGGAACCCGTGCTTCGAGGCGATGTCGTCTATGGAGACGATGGGCAACTCCGTCGCGGCGACAACGGTACAATTGAACTGCTTAACAGCAAAGCCGCAGGCTGGCAGACCATCGAACCGCGCCAAGGTGAACCGAATCAGTTTGATGAGATGTTAGCCTGGATTGAAGGTGGTGTTGAGGAACACCGCAATGCTGGCAGACACGGGCTTTGCACAATAGAAATCTTGATGGCGATTTATGAATCGTTGCGCATTCAGAACGTGGTAACCTTCCCCTTAACAACGCGTCCGAACCCGCTTGACTTATTGGTTGAAGGTGGGAAGTTACCGGTGTTTGAAGAGGGACGTTACGACATCCGGGCCCCGTTCCCTGAACAGACGAAATAG
- the murA gene encoding UDP-N-acetylglucosamine 1-carboxyvinyltransferase: MERLIVKGGTRLEGTIPISGCKNAVLPIAVAAAILGNGVSVLHNVPNLTDVNTLRAVLEGLGATTKLKNSKLYIEPINHLEYEAPYELVRKMRASIYVLGPLVAKLGKAKVSFPGGCAIGPRPIDLHIRGLEHLGAEVTVQRGYIYAQAERLTGTEMYLMGQYGPSVGATANIMMAATLAEGTTVIRGAAREPHISDLAHFLKAMGADIEGIGTSVLTIHGVKHLHGTEHTVISDDVEAGTFMVAGAITKGDVYVQGITEQQLPTVSEKLVEAGVELDWDANGVRVTTPREIRGIDVTTAPFPGFPTDMQAQIMGLLCLATGTSVISENVHTDRFIHAAELNRMGADIMLDGSKAVINGVRSLSGAPVMASDLRAGAVLVAAGMAAAGETVVSRVYHIDRGYEAIEMKLNNVGANIIRVND; the protein is encoded by the coding sequence ATGGAAAGATTAATTGTCAAAGGTGGAACCCGCCTTGAAGGAACGATTCCAATCAGCGGTTGTAAAAATGCTGTTCTTCCGATTGCAGTCGCCGCTGCCATCCTCGGCAACGGGGTCAGCGTCCTCCACAATGTACCGAACCTAACAGATGTCAACACCCTCCGCGCTGTATTAGAAGGACTGGGTGCAACAACAAAACTAAAAAATTCAAAACTCTATATTGAACCCATAAACCACTTGGAGTACGAGGCACCTTACGAACTTGTACGGAAAATGCGCGCCTCCATTTACGTCTTAGGTCCACTTGTAGCGAAATTGGGTAAAGCAAAAGTATCTTTTCCAGGCGGTTGTGCTATCGGACCGCGACCTATTGACTTGCACATTCGCGGCTTGGAACACTTGGGCGCCGAAGTGACAGTACAACGAGGATACATTTACGCACAAGCCGAACGCTTAACCGGCACAGAGATGTATCTCATGGGACAATATGGACCCAGTGTCGGCGCAACGGCAAACATCATGATGGCCGCTACTTTAGCGGAAGGGACAACTGTTATCCGTGGTGCAGCCCGTGAACCCCATATCTCCGACCTCGCTCATTTTCTGAAGGCAATGGGAGCAGATATAGAAGGTATTGGCACCTCTGTCTTGACAATTCATGGTGTCAAGCATCTCCATGGAACTGAACACACCGTTATCTCGGACGATGTAGAAGCAGGCACTTTCATGGTCGCTGGTGCTATTACGAAAGGCGATGTCTACGTTCAAGGCATCACCGAGCAACAACTTCCCACGGTTTCCGAGAAACTCGTGGAGGCAGGCGTTGAGTTGGATTGGGATGCCAATGGCGTGCGCGTCACAACCCCGCGCGAGATAAGAGGCATTGATGTCACAACGGCACCCTTCCCCGGCTTTCCGACAGATATGCAGGCGCAAATCATGGGACTGCTCTGCTTGGCAACTGGAACCAGCGTTATCTCTGAAAATGTGCATACAGACCGATTCATCCATGCCGCGGAACTAAACCGAATGGGTGCTGATATCATGCTTGACGGCAGCAAGGCTGTGATTAATGGTGTCCGCAGTCTCAGTGGTGCCCCGGTGATGGCTTCCGATTTGCGGGCGGGGGCAGTCCTCGTCGCAGCGGGAATGGCAGCCGCGGGTGAAACCGTCGTATCTCGTGTTTATCACATCGACCGTGGATATGAAGCCATTGAGATGAAACTCAACAACGTTGGTGCAAACATTATAAGGGTTAATGACTAA
- the hisD gene encoding histidinol dehydrogenase: MLRIVETHTTEAEAFLSKLKARGKLTDESILKTVRRTLSDVQDEGDKAVIRYTRKFDAPRISVKELKVSQEEFATAYAEVPSEFIEAITHARTNIEKFHQKQLRTSWMSTEPNGVLLGHLIRPLRRVGVHVPAISQLLVSSLLMSVIPAIVAGVEEIAACIPPMRNRAVNSYMLVAASECGIQEIYKCGGAQAVAAMAYGTDTIPPVDKIVGPGNLYVQFAKKEVYGHVDIDKLAGPSEILVIADSTADPDYVAADLISQAEHGPECATILLTPSLGFAEQVKTAIEVQGESLPRYDELIQAFTNWGVAFITSDLTEAFALANEIAPEHLELHIENPYERLGDVHNASAIFIGPYSPEVVGDYIAGPNAVLPTGTAARYASPLSVDDFLKKSSLISYTKAALAEVTPAVVKLAEVEGLEGHAAAMKIRFEED, encoded by the coding sequence ATGTTGCGAATTGTTGAAACCCATACCACAGAAGCTGAGGCCTTCCTATCAAAGTTGAAGGCGCGGGGTAAACTCACAGATGAAAGTATCTTGAAAACAGTCCGGCGTACGCTGAGCGATGTACAAGATGAAGGCGATAAAGCCGTTATTCGATATACCCGTAAATTCGATGCCCCGCGTATCTCAGTCAAAGAACTGAAGGTATCACAAGAAGAATTTGCGACAGCATACGCAGAGGTGCCGTCTGAATTCATAGAGGCGATTACACACGCCAGAACAAACATCGAAAAATTCCATCAGAAGCAGCTACGGACTTCATGGATGTCAACAGAACCCAATGGTGTCCTGCTCGGGCATCTGATTCGTCCGCTAAGACGCGTCGGTGTCCATGTGCCAGCAATCAGTCAACTCCTCGTCTCCTCATTGTTGATGAGCGTTATCCCTGCTATCGTTGCTGGGGTTGAAGAGATTGCCGCCTGCATCCCGCCGATGCGCAATCGCGCTGTTAATTCCTATATGTTGGTTGCTGCCTCGGAATGTGGTATCCAAGAAATCTATAAATGTGGCGGCGCACAAGCCGTTGCAGCAATGGCGTATGGCACCGATACCATCCCACCGGTCGATAAAATTGTCGGACCCGGGAACCTCTATGTACAATTCGCCAAGAAAGAGGTCTACGGACACGTTGATATAGACAAATTAGCAGGTCCCAGCGAAATCCTCGTCATTGCTGACAGCACAGCCGACCCGGATTACGTCGCCGCTGATCTCATCTCGCAAGCGGAGCACGGACCCGAATGTGCTACTATCCTCCTCACTCCTTCCCTCGGGTTTGCAGAACAGGTCAAAACAGCAATTGAGGTTCAAGGCGAATCCCTACCTCGCTACGACGAACTTATACAGGCATTCACAAACTGGGGAGTTGCGTTTATCACCTCAGACTTAACGGAGGCATTCGCGCTCGCCAACGAAATCGCACCCGAACACCTCGAACTTCATATTGAAAACCCTTATGAGCGGCTTGGAGACGTGCATAATGCCAGTGCTATCTTTATAGGTCCCTATTCCCCAGAAGTGGTTGGGGATTACATTGCAGGACCAAACGCTGTCTTGCCCACAGGGACAGCCGCACGTTACGCCTCGCCACTCAGCGTTGACGATTTCCTGAAGAAGTCAAGTCTCATCTCATACACCAAAGCGGCTTTAGCGGAAGTCACACCAGCAGTTGTCAAATTGGCTGAGGTTGAAGGACTCGAAGGACATGCCGCCGCCATGAAAATCCGTTTTGAAGAAGATTAA
- a CDS encoding SDR family oxidoreductase, translating into MRFENRVAFVTGGGGPLGIGRAACLAFAREGAAVVVAGGRRADAVAAEVRAEGGKALAVPLDVTVPEQVQHAVDRAVATFKRIDVLFNNAGILGRQPLFEVTPEQFDKVIAVNVKGCLLCAQAVAQVMIAEGIHGRIINNSSIYAEESHVGVLSYCVSKAALNRLTRSLALELRPHGITVNAVAPGGGAPTGMNASQNLPNDDTLPDLPPASADAPLLERGATVWDYIGAVLFLASDEAAYISGDIMTIDGGAVSRR; encoded by the coding sequence ATGCGTTTTGAAAATCGGGTAGCATTCGTGACAGGTGGTGGCGGTCCGTTGGGTATCGGCAGGGCTGCATGTTTAGCGTTTGCACGTGAAGGTGCAGCTGTGGTCGTCGCCGGTGGTAGGCGTGCTGATGCTGTTGCAGCGGAGGTGCGCGCCGAAGGTGGAAAGGCTCTCGCCGTGCCTTTGGATGTCACTGTCCCTGAGCAGGTTCAACACGCTGTAGATAGGGCAGTAGCGACCTTCAAACGTATCGACGTTTTGTTCAATAACGCAGGGATTCTCGGTAGACAACCTCTGTTTGAGGTCACACCAGAACAATTCGATAAGGTGATAGCGGTTAATGTAAAAGGGTGTTTGTTATGTGCACAGGCGGTCGCTCAGGTGATGATAGCAGAGGGTATACACGGACGTATTATTAACAACTCCTCTATTTATGCCGAGGAATCGCACGTTGGCGTTCTGAGTTATTGTGTCAGTAAAGCTGCCCTGAATCGACTCACTCGGAGTTTAGCGTTAGAGCTTCGTCCGCACGGTATCACTGTAAACGCAGTTGCTCCCGGTGGTGGTGCCCCAACAGGTATGAATGCTTCACAAAACCTTCCGAACGATGACACCCTACCGGATTTACCGCCTGCTTCCGCAGACGCGCCGCTACTTGAGCGGGGTGCAACGGTATGGGATTATATTGGGGCAGTGTTATTCCTCGCTTCCGATGAAGCTGCCTATATTAGTGGCGATATTATGACAATTGACGGCGGTGCTGTTTCGCGCCGGTGA
- a CDS encoding PQQ-like beta-propeller repeat protein has translation MKQIQKPIRWWPLFTILSLAVLGIVGTWILDAGQRQNQIMLTALIVILAVFLGFLWLLCFSRLRWRVKLISAAVAVFGLFLLINLFQFKGVSGDFVPIFEWRWQERPSIFQADSSSISDTQRQTTDYPQFLGPNRNGVVTSIKLNLDWETHPPKLVWRRPMGAGWSGFAVVGNNAITQEQEGDWEKVVAYDLHTGEVLWSHQDKARYYAVPAGLGPRATPTISGNRVYTVGSTGILNCLDFETGEQLWTTNIFEENSAEPPPWGISISPLVLDELVIVSAGGAVAYHKDTGALAWTGHRTQSGYSSPMLTTLAGTEQIVLFNQGLITAHEPRSGQLLWQQLWTAGYAECVSQPVPLPDNKLLASSGYGVGAKLFQISRNNAGEFNVTTLWKTLYLKAKFTNIIYYEDYLYGLDDGIFACINPVDGKRQWKRGRYGHGQTLLISDVLLVLTEAGEVVLVEPDPENHREHARFTALKGKTWNTPALAGSYLLVRNDQEAACYELTIRDTNRE, from the coding sequence TTGAAACAAATTCAAAAACCTATTCGTTGGTGGCCCCTTTTCACTATTCTCTCTCTCGCCGTTTTAGGCATTGTGGGAACATGGATTCTCGACGCTGGTCAGCGTCAAAACCAGATCATGCTAACAGCCCTAATAGTCATTCTCGCTGTCTTTTTGGGGTTTTTGTGGTTGTTATGCTTTTCTCGATTGAGATGGCGGGTTAAGTTAATCTCTGCTGCCGTAGCCGTTTTCGGTCTCTTTCTCCTTATAAATCTGTTCCAGTTCAAAGGAGTCAGCGGAGACTTCGTTCCTATATTTGAGTGGCGGTGGCAAGAGAGACCCTCAATCTTCCAAGCCGACTCCAGTAGCATCTCTGACACCCAAAGACAAACAACAGACTATCCGCAATTCCTTGGACCCAATCGGAATGGCGTCGTGACGAGCATCAAACTCAATCTTGATTGGGAGACACATCCACCGAAGTTAGTATGGCGAAGACCGATGGGCGCGGGATGGTCAGGCTTTGCAGTCGTTGGGAATAACGCAATCACGCAGGAGCAGGAAGGCGACTGGGAGAAAGTCGTCGCCTACGACTTACACACCGGTGAGGTCCTCTGGAGCCATCAAGACAAGGCACGTTATTACGCCGTACCAGCAGGACTTGGACCGCGGGCAACACCGACAATTTCTGGAAACAGGGTTTACACTGTCGGTTCAACTGGCATTCTCAACTGTTTAGATTTTGAAACCGGAGAACAACTCTGGACAACGAATATCTTTGAAGAAAACAGTGCGGAACCCCCACCTTGGGGCATCAGCATTTCTCCACTCGTCCTTGATGAACTGGTGATTGTCAGTGCCGGGGGCGCGGTGGCTTACCACAAAGACACCGGAGCACTCGCATGGACGGGACACCGGACACAGAGCGGTTATAGCTCACCAATGCTGACAACTTTAGCAGGCACCGAACAAATCGTTCTCTTTAACCAAGGACTCATCACTGCACATGAACCTCGGAGCGGCCAGCTCCTATGGCAGCAACTGTGGACAGCAGGTTATGCAGAATGTGTTTCACAACCCGTCCCGCTTCCTGATAACAAATTGCTCGCCTCGTCGGGGTACGGTGTCGGTGCCAAGTTGTTTCAAATTTCCCGTAACAACGCAGGCGAATTCAACGTTACTACTTTATGGAAAACCCTATATTTGAAAGCCAAATTTACGAACATTATTTATTACGAAGATTACCTCTATGGACTTGACGACGGTATCTTTGCCTGCATAAATCCTGTTGACGGCAAACGTCAATGGAAACGGGGTAGATATGGTCACGGACAAACGCTCTTAATTTCAGACGTTCTACTCGTCCTCACCGAAGCTGGTGAAGTCGTCCTTGTAGAACCTGACCCTGAAAATCATAGAGAGCACGCACGTTTCACCGCACTTAAAGGTAAAACATGGAATACACCTGCACTCGCCGGTTCCTATCTACTCGTCAGGAATGATCAAGAGGCAGCGTGCTACGAATTGACAATCAGAGATACCAACCGAGAATGA
- a CDS encoding serine hydrolase, with amino-acid sequence MRKEKDNSMFGFIRKLNILSICCSIGLLLPIFTLSAATYKNIPMSLQKTIDSPLEAHFEQHIKRQRSRKILATTDRTSFVVYDITKNKKLVSINENRQTMAASLIKNFVMLAYFHEVRYGRQTHTAANKGNLRAMIQRSSNPSTNYFIRRLGGPARVNRILQVNYPYFKQTRIVEYIPRSGRTYRNMTSARDLSLFYLQLWKGRLPYSDKMKYYMKLKNGDYIFKHTYIPSSVTVYNKTGTVYGLVGDGGVLVLRDPKGNPKPYVFIGMIEDRTKTSRRNRWQSFTTWKNRRAYILRRLSEQAYKYIYERH; translated from the coding sequence ATGAGAAAGGAAAAGGACAACAGCATGTTCGGATTCATACGTAAATTAAATATATTATCTATCTGTTGTAGCATTGGACTCTTGCTCCCGATATTTACGCTCTCCGCCGCGACCTATAAGAACATTCCCATGAGTCTTCAGAAGACAATCGATTCGCCGCTTGAAGCCCATTTTGAACAGCATATCAAACGCCAGCGAAGTCGTAAAATCTTGGCTACAACGGACCGAACAAGTTTTGTTGTCTATGATATTACCAAAAATAAGAAGTTGGTGTCGATTAACGAGAATCGGCAAACGATGGCAGCATCGCTCATTAAGAACTTCGTTATGCTCGCTTATTTCCATGAAGTCAGATACGGACGGCAAACACACACCGCCGCAAATAAGGGAAACCTCCGCGCAATGATTCAACGGAGTTCAAACCCATCAACGAACTATTTTATACGACGCTTAGGGGGACCCGCACGCGTGAATCGGATACTCCAAGTCAACTATCCTTATTTTAAGCAGACTCGGATCGTTGAATATATCCCGCGAAGCGGGCGGACTTATAGGAATATGACATCGGCACGCGACCTAAGCCTGTTTTATTTGCAGCTCTGGAAGGGAAGACTCCCTTATTCCGATAAGATGAAGTACTACATGAAACTCAAAAATGGAGATTATATCTTTAAACATACCTACATCCCTTCATCGGTTACAGTCTATAATAAAACCGGAACTGTCTATGGATTGGTCGGAGATGGCGGGGTGTTAGTACTCCGCGATCCGAAAGGTAATCCGAAACCTTACGTCTTTATCGGAATGATTGAGGATAGAACGAAGACGAGTCGGAGAAACCGATGGCAATCCTTTACGACATGGAAGAATCGGCGTGCCTATATCTTGCGAAGGCTCTCCGAACAGGCTTATAAGTACATCTACGAGAGGCATTAA
- a CDS encoding crossover junction endodeoxyribonuclease RuvC, protein MKAQSGKMKIAIGFDSGLANCGYGVVARGGSGFVCLAHGNIRTDSDAQRPDRLLKIYQHATELITEWNPSKISIESVYWNRNQKSCLPTAEVIGVLQLAAVQNDVEVVMLSPQSVKSAVTGISNASKTQVMRMTQKLLGMKKPVTPSHAADALGCAIAALLSRNTPSLQYK, encoded by the coding sequence ATGAAAGCGCAATCTGGAAAAATGAAAATCGCAATCGGTTTTGATTCAGGATTAGCGAATTGCGGATACGGCGTTGTCGCCCGCGGTGGTAGCGGGTTCGTCTGCTTAGCACACGGTAATATCCGAACCGATTCAGATGCGCAGCGGCCCGATCGACTTTTGAAAATCTATCAGCACGCCACGGAATTGATAACCGAATGGAACCCCTCCAAAATCAGTATAGAATCTGTTTATTGGAATCGGAACCAAAAAAGTTGCCTACCGACTGCAGAGGTGATTGGGGTTTTGCAACTCGCTGCTGTCCAGAACGATGTTGAAGTTGTGATGCTCTCCCCACAATCCGTCAAATCTGCTGTTACCGGCATCTCCAATGCCTCCAAAACACAGGTCATGCGCATGACCCAAAAACTCTTGGGTATGAAGAAGCCTGTCACACCCAGTCACGCTGCAGATGCTTTAGGATGTGCAATCGCAGCACTACTCAGTAGAAACACCCCATCTTTACAGTATAAATAA
- a CDS encoding MtaA/CmuA family methyltransferase → MQNQTTKSMTGRERVLAALRNEPTDRTPVCNPTSVATVELMDLVDAPFPQANREPELMARLAATSYTELGFDSIMPVFSIIQESSALGCKIQWEQKDNWPTVKMREPIWEDVDEITVPDDFLTHPDTQCVLEAIKILKKEYGDEVAVIGKTMGPWSLGYHCFGVEPFLLLSLDDPGKTKLALDRMKEATVQFGVAQIEAGADALTLPDHATGDLVSGEYYHRYLRDLHIEFVERIPIPLILHICGRTVDRMEYIAQTGMAAFHYDSKNEPQESMEIVQERIALVGNINNPETLFAKEPEDVKGEVVKNLEAGVPLIGPECAIPLQTTIENLQAIPEAVQEWHRPHA, encoded by the coding sequence GTGCAAAATCAAACTACCAAATCAATGACCGGACGTGAACGTGTACTCGCCGCCCTTCGCAATGAACCCACCGATCGCACACCGGTTTGCAACCCTACATCTGTGGCGACCGTTGAACTCATGGACCTCGTCGATGCCCCATTCCCACAAGCGAATCGGGAGCCGGAACTTATGGCGCGTCTCGCTGCGACAAGCTACACCGAACTTGGATTCGACTCCATCATGCCGGTCTTTTCAATCATCCAAGAATCAAGCGCACTCGGATGCAAAATCCAGTGGGAGCAGAAGGACAACTGGCCCACTGTTAAGATGCGCGAACCGATCTGGGAGGATGTCGATGAAATCACAGTTCCCGATGATTTCTTGACGCATCCTGATACCCAATGTGTCCTTGAAGCCATCAAAATCCTGAAAAAAGAATATGGCGACGAAGTCGCTGTCATCGGAAAGACGATGGGACCTTGGTCGCTCGGCTACCACTGCTTTGGTGTTGAGCCCTTTCTCTTACTATCTCTTGACGATCCCGGCAAGACGAAACTTGCACTTGATCGGATGAAGGAAGCGACTGTACAATTCGGGGTCGCGCAAATCGAGGCAGGCGCAGACGCACTTACCCTGCCAGACCACGCTACAGGCGATCTCGTTAGTGGAGAATACTACCATCGCTACCTCCGAGACCTCCACATTGAATTCGTTGAACGGATCCCGATTCCCTTAATCTTACATATCTGTGGACGTACGGTTGATCGAATGGAGTACATCGCACAGACCGGGATGGCAGCGTTCCACTACGACTCTAAAAACGAGCCACAGGAATCGATGGAGATTGTCCAAGAGCGTATTGCTCTCGTTGGCAATATCAACAACCCCGAAACGTTGTTTGCCAAAGAACCAGAAGACGTTAAAGGGGAAGTCGTGAAGAATCTTGAAGCGGGTGTTCCACTAATTGGACCGGAGTGCGCGATTCCGCTACAAACGACTATCGAAAATCTTCAAGCAATCCCAGAAGCGGTCCAAGAATGGCACCGCCCACACGCATAA
- a CDS encoding dockerin type I domain-containing protein has product MRQFVCLLLMASLMLSGMTLSHAQDVDFDPLSASDVNADGTVNILDLTLIATYFGESLSGNQPAAADVNADGTVDILDLTLVASHFGKRSGIPFEVTDATFDEIVLGAELPIVVEFKDDT; this is encoded by the coding sequence ATGAGACAATTCGTCTGTCTGTTGCTAATGGCAAGCCTCATGCTGAGTGGCATGACCTTGAGCCACGCGCAAGATGTCGACTTCGACCCTTTGAGTGCTTCTGATGTCAATGCCGACGGCACTGTAAATATCCTCGACCTAACTCTCATCGCTACCTACTTCGGTGAGTCTCTTAGCGGAAATCAACCTGCTGCCGCCGATGTCAATGCCGACGGAACCGTTGATATTCTCGACTTAACATTAGTCGCAAGCCATTTCGGTAAGAGATCTGGTATCCCTTTTGAAGTCACGGATGCAACTTTTGACGAGATCGTTTTAGGTGCTGAATTGCCTATTGTCGTAGAATTTAAAGACGATACCTGA
- a CDS encoding thioredoxin domain-containing protein gives MRPVVAEVALEYRDTFSFVKLDVNTQPEKTAAYQIRGTPTYIVFEDGELIGGFAGARPKADLVQRILDLLGIEDTE, from the coding sequence ATGCGACCGGTGGTCGCTGAAGTCGCATTGGAATATCGTGATACCTTCAGTTTCGTCAAACTGGATGTAAACACACAGCCGGAGAAAACCGCTGCATACCAAATTCGGGGAACGCCTACATACATCGTATTTGAAGATGGTGAACTTATAGGAGGCTTTGCCGGAGCAAGACCCAAGGCGGATCTGGTGCAACGCATTCTCGACCTCTTAGGCATTGAAGATACTGAATAA